A window of Microcystis aeruginosa FD4 contains these coding sequences:
- a CDS encoding metallophosphoesterase family protein → MRTLAIGDIHGCSKALDHLLEIVNPKPQDTLITLGDYVNKGRDSKGVIDRLISLHKQGNLIPLKGNHEIIMLQARHNPLKQRLWLEKGGKATLKSYSEGHLIKIPESHWDFLGKVCINSYETANHLFVHASLDPHLPLARQPEYKLFWEKFQHPAAHSSGKTMICGHTSQKSGKPVNLGHAICIDTWAYGKGWLSCLDVETGKLWQTNQRGNFRISHIQDYYRSSSLGQDIKDGSPIFGRSLLSRAAAMTFKGK, encoded by the coding sequence ATGCGAACCTTAGCGATCGGCGATATTCATGGTTGCTCGAAAGCTCTAGATCACTTGCTAGAGATCGTCAATCCCAAACCGCAAGATACTTTAATCACCCTTGGTGATTACGTTAATAAGGGTAGAGACTCGAAAGGGGTGATCGATCGCCTGATTTCCCTACATAAACAGGGAAATTTGATTCCCCTCAAAGGTAATCACGAGATTATCATGCTGCAAGCCCGTCATAACCCCCTCAAACAGCGTCTCTGGTTAGAAAAAGGCGGTAAAGCTACTCTAAAATCCTACAGCGAAGGCCACCTGATTAAAATTCCCGAATCCCACTGGGATTTTTTAGGAAAAGTCTGTATAAATAGCTACGAAACGGCAAATCATTTATTTGTTCACGCTAGTCTCGATCCCCATCTACCCCTGGCCAGACAACCAGAATACAAACTCTTTTGGGAGAAATTTCAACATCCCGCCGCCCATAGTTCGGGAAAAACCATGATTTGTGGCCATACCAGCCAAAAAAGCGGTAAACCAGTTAATCTCGGCCATGCCATTTGTATTGATACTTGGGCTTACGGCAAAGGTTGGTTAAGTTGTTTAGATGTGGAAACGGGGAAATTGTGGCAGACTAACCAGCGAGGAAATTTTCGCATTAGCCATATTCAAGATTATTATCGTTCATCCTCTCTAGGTCAGGACATTAAGGACGGTTCGCCGATTTTTGGCCGTTCACTCTTGTCAAGAGCGGCAGCAATGACATTTAAGGGCAAATA